A section of the Methanomicrobia archaeon genome encodes:
- a CDS encoding AbrB family transcriptional regulator: MKVEVKKIDSHGRIVLPISWRRRGDDEMVVVERGEKVEIFPRDVDLSKYVDSVEVEVGTFDDYHELRKELRKK; the protein is encoded by the coding sequence ATGAAAGTGGAAGTAAAGAAGATAGATTCCCATGGAAGGATTGTGTTGCCCATTTCGTGGCGGCGACGGGGGGACGACGAGATGGTGGTCGTGGAGAGGGGGGAGAAGGTTGAGATCTTCCCGCGGGACGTAGATTTGTCAAAATATGTGGATTCGGTAGAAGTGGAGGTTGGAACGTTTGATGACTATCACGAGCTGAGGAAGGAACTGAGGAAGAAATGA
- a CDS encoding oligosaccharide flippase family protein, giving the protein MRIWLPKNREEVKQHVSDPLFKNAYFLMLSSVTSAGSGFFFWLIAARFYSAEAVGLASALIAAMGLISTLSLLGFDISLVRFIPERAEKNELINSCLTISFFVALALTVIFIAGLGLWSPSLRIIKEHTALLLLFIVFTVLAPLGALQSQGVFVGFRTTKYSLYQTVVTFARLGVVPFLVAYGAVGIYAASGVTSVLAVGLGLFLTSRLVSGYKPRPRINRDVIAAVFRFSAGNYIARLFEALPGVVLPLLVVNILGPEKNAYFFIAWATVGLLLVIPGATAKSLLTEGSYSRAELSRNTRRAVKFIALLLGAAIIGIVLLGRYVLWLFGEAYVQNSFEVLAILALGSVPVALNTIYTTIKRVQKELMPVILVSGGTALLTLLGSYLLIQRMGVIGVGIAWVLGNGIVACGVGLVVMKGFRRG; this is encoded by the coding sequence ATGAGAATCTGGCTACCGAAGAACCGGGAAGAGGTAAAGCAGCACGTGAGCGATCCGCTCTTCAAGAACGCGTATTTCTTGATGCTCTCATCGGTAACGAGCGCAGGTTCGGGCTTCTTCTTCTGGCTCATCGCCGCACGGTTTTATTCCGCAGAGGCGGTAGGCTTAGCCTCAGCTCTTATTGCAGCGATGGGCTTGATCTCGACGCTCTCGCTGCTGGGTTTCGATATCTCGCTGGTGCGGTTCATACCGGAACGGGCGGAGAAGAACGAACTGATCAACTCGTGCCTCACGATCTCGTTTTTTGTTGCACTTGCGTTGACAGTGATTTTCATTGCAGGACTTGGACTCTGGAGCCCGTCCTTACGTATCATAAAAGAGCATACGGCGTTACTGCTGCTCTTTATTGTTTTCACCGTTCTAGCGCCGCTGGGTGCACTCCAGAGCCAGGGCGTCTTTGTAGGATTCCGAACGACCAAATATTCCCTGTATCAAACGGTCGTGACCTTTGCCCGGCTTGGTGTGGTTCCATTCCTGGTAGCCTACGGTGCGGTGGGGATTTACGCTGCGTCCGGAGTAACCTCTGTTCTTGCGGTAGGATTAGGCCTTTTCTTGACCTCGAGACTGGTATCAGGCTACAAACCGCGCCCACGGATAAACCGAGACGTGATCGCGGCCGTTTTCCGGTTCTCCGCGGGCAACTACATAGCGCGGCTCTTCGAGGCTCTTCCGGGCGTGGTTCTGCCGCTCCTGGTGGTGAATATCTTAGGCCCGGAAAAGAACGCCTATTTCTTCATTGCCTGGGCGACTGTGGGCTTATTGCTCGTCATTCCAGGCGCCACCGCGAAATCGTTGCTGACCGAAGGTTCGTACAGCAGAGCAGAACTGAGCCGCAACACAAGAAGAGCCGTGAAATTTATCGCGCTGCTGCTTGGAGCGGCGATAATTGGTATTGTGCTGCTGGGGAGATACGTGCTCTGGCTCTTCGGCGAGGCGTATGTCCAGAACTCGTTCGAGGTCTTAGCGATTTTAGCGCTCGGTAGCGTTCCGGTTGCGTTAAACACCATATACACAACGATAAAGCGGGTGCAGAAAGAGCTCATGCCGGTGATTTTGGTTTCTGGCGGCACGGCGCTGCTCACCCTGCTGGGAAGTTATCTGCTCATACAGCGTATGGGCGTGATCGGCGTTGGAATTGCGTGGGTGCTCGGAAACGGGATTGTGGCGTGTGGTGTGGGGTTGGTAGTGATGAAGGGGTTCAGGCGTGGTTAA
- a CDS encoding glycosyltransferase family 4 protein: MKIAFYHRTVNGGIKTHVEALTHEFEKRGHEVKRIDQFSLGSHMLGNSAGGISYGFDFALKKIKKEVADCDVLHIHHAATFSEYFLPFSTICSEVNIVNTFHIQAGDGLGGEFAKTMIAMLAMLYTSRSKKFISVSVEIAEYIRQHCYGYASGENSYRTDLVVIPNGVDTTRFYPADSAERERNGREVCIGYLGRLSPEKNVINMIKAVKAQDIDTVRLKIAGAGPLYSKVKRLEDDRIRVLGYVEDAPSFYRSVDAFLLPSKLEAQPIALLEAMASGLPVIATDVGDNKYFVRRNGILCGTTVNELGAAIQELLRRDMTKMGAESRKMVERDYTWDKIAARTLEVYKAAL; the protein is encoded by the coding sequence ATGAAAATAGCTTTTTACCATCGCACGGTAAACGGGGGCATAAAGACGCACGTGGAGGCACTCACGCACGAATTCGAGAAGCGAGGCCATGAGGTCAAGCGAATAGACCAATTTTCACTCGGCTCGCACATGCTGGGCAATTCCGCAGGTGGCATTTCCTATGGGTTCGACTTCGCGTTGAAGAAGATAAAGAAGGAGGTTGCGGATTGCGATGTACTTCATATACACCACGCGGCTACGTTCTCGGAATATTTCCTACCGTTCTCGACCATTTGCTCTGAGGTCAACATCGTCAATACGTTCCATATCCAGGCGGGAGACGGTTTAGGTGGCGAGTTTGCGAAGACGATGATAGCAATGCTCGCCATGCTGTATACCAGCCGGTCGAAGAAGTTCATCTCGGTGAGTGTGGAGATTGCAGAGTATATTCGCCAGCATTGCTATGGCTATGCCAGCGGTGAGAATAGCTACAGAACAGACCTGGTGGTCATACCAAATGGTGTGGATACCACTCGATTTTACCCTGCGGACTCAGCTGAACGAGAACGTAACGGCCGTGAAGTGTGTATAGGCTATCTCGGGCGATTATCGCCTGAGAAGAACGTTATAAACATGATAAAGGCGGTGAAGGCCCAGGACATCGATACCGTCCGGTTGAAGATCGCAGGTGCCGGACCGCTGTATTCAAAGGTGAAACGGCTGGAGGACGACCGAATACGAGTTTTAGGGTACGTTGAAGATGCCCCTTCTTTTTATCGCAGCGTTGACGCGTTCTTATTGCCCTCAAAGCTGGAAGCGCAGCCGATTGCACTGCTCGAAGCGATGGCTTCGGGACTGCCGGTCATTGCTACGGACGTCGGCGATAACAAGTATTTTGTGCGCAGGAACGGGATACTCTGCGGTACTACGGTGAACGAATTAGGTGCGGCGATACAGGAGCTGCTCCGCAGAGACATGACGAAGATGGGTGCGGAATCAAGGAAGATGGTCGAACGCGACTACACGTGGGATAAAATCGCAGCGCGGACGCTCGAGGTGTACAAAGCCGCGCTATAA
- a CDS encoding glycosyltransferase family 39 protein: MKGLKPWELAALAALTILFLAVASVNLGSLAMPSSSWQPSTAVASGAQEVLVVIDLGSVQQVNEIYVFLSDEKRTKFELYGDTSADDWRPFATFDKDPATHIHFCSWERIAIGNKSTSSLIFRFDASSSGEIGEFLILSAENEKIPPVNVTGSEGAQRLVDEQELITFPITQKYGAYFDEMYFVRTAQEHLNLEEPYEWTHPPLGKLIIGVGIALFGMNPFGWRILGVLAAAAMIPVMFLFGKRMFKSSLAGFIAAFLLSFDFMHFSLARLATGEIYLLLFSLLMFYFAFEYLSKREECAAETEEGGVKNNTSTSLFLSIVCFGLGFSVKWTALFGLIAVLTLVAVSNIQTKRPLLSDSKTILAGLLVSAAIYIATYIPYMLAGEGHGLIDIHRLPLYIGYLAEYLTSGTISISPLDSLTVFDLQLRMFGYHASIEATHPYSSPWWSWPLMLKPLWMYSNTLLGGKVSTIVLMGNPALWWGSIPALILIGALFVRNTIKKVEHERNFVFLFILVPFLLQWLSYALISRILFIYHFVANVPFMIFAVTYWLQLPFEKDWPSQRTGLIVKGFVIAFLILVAVLFFLFYPVISGYPVAYEYKESLRWLSGWVF; this comes from the coding sequence ATGAAGGGACTAAAGCCGTGGGAACTCGCAGCACTGGCGGCACTTACCATTCTTTTCCTGGCCGTTGCGTCCGTTAATCTAGGCTCTCTCGCGATGCCTTCCTCCTCATGGCAGCCCTCAACGGCGGTGGCTTCAGGAGCGCAAGAAGTCCTCGTGGTCATTGATTTGGGCAGCGTTCAGCAAGTAAACGAGATTTACGTCTTCCTGAGTGACGAGAAGCGAACGAAATTCGAGCTCTATGGCGACACATCAGCCGATGACTGGCGACCCTTTGCAACATTTGATAAAGATCCAGCAACGCACATACATTTCTGCTCCTGGGAACGGATTGCTATAGGCAACAAAAGTACGAGCTCGCTTATTTTCCGCTTTGACGCGAGCTCCAGCGGTGAAATAGGCGAGTTCTTGATACTATCTGCCGAGAATGAAAAAATACCGCCGGTAAACGTAACGGGCAGCGAAGGCGCGCAGAGATTGGTGGATGAGCAGGAACTCATAACGTTTCCGATTACGCAGAAATACGGCGCGTACTTCGACGAGATGTACTTCGTGCGTACAGCGCAGGAGCATTTAAACCTCGAAGAGCCTTACGAATGGACGCACCCGCCACTCGGGAAGCTCATCATAGGGGTGGGTATCGCGCTGTTCGGCATGAACCCCTTTGGCTGGCGGATTTTGGGCGTGCTCGCCGCCGCTGCGATGATCCCCGTAATGTTCCTCTTTGGCAAACGCATGTTTAAAAGCTCGCTCGCAGGCTTCATCGCCGCGTTCCTCCTCTCCTTCGATTTCATGCATTTCTCCTTAGCGCGCCTGGCGACCGGCGAGATCTACCTCCTCCTCTTCTCGCTATTGATGTTTTACTTTGCCTTCGAGTACCTCTCGAAACGCGAGGAATGCGCAGCTGAGACGGAGGAAGGAGGCGTAAAGAATAACACATCCACATCGCTCTTCCTCAGTATCGTCTGCTTCGGACTCGGCTTTTCGGTGAAATGGACCGCGCTTTTCGGGTTAATCGCCGTTTTGACACTCGTCGCGGTCAGTAATATCCAAACGAAAAGACCACTTTTAAGTGATTCCAAAACCATTTTAGCAGGGCTGCTCGTCTCCGCGGCGATTTATATCGCAACGTATATCCCGTACATGCTCGCGGGCGAGGGGCACGGGCTCATAGATATTCATCGGCTACCGCTCTATATCGGCTACCTGGCGGAATATTTAACGAGCGGCACGATAAGTATTTCTCCCCTTGACTCACTAACCGTCTTCGATCTGCAACTGCGAATGTTCGGCTACCATGCGAGTATTGAAGCAACGCATCCGTACTCGTCACCCTGGTGGTCCTGGCCCCTTATGCTCAAACCGCTCTGGATGTATTCCAACACGTTGCTAGGCGGAAAAGTCTCGACCATCGTCTTAATGGGCAATCCTGCGCTCTGGTGGGGCAGTATTCCCGCCTTGATCCTGATCGGAGCCCTGTTTGTAAGAAATACGATTAAAAAAGTGGAGCACGAGCGTAACTTTGTGTTCCTTTTCATCCTCGTTCCATTCCTCCTGCAGTGGCTTTCTTACGCGCTCATATCTCGAATCCTGTTCATCTACCATTTCGTCGCGAATGTGCCGTTCATGATCTTTGCAGTCACCTATTGGTTACAGCTTCCGTTCGAAAAGGATTGGCCATCCCAGAGAACCGGCCTTATCGTTAAGGGCTTCGTCATTGCCTTCCTTATCCTAGTAGCCGTTCTTTTCTTCCTCTTCTATCCCGTTATATCCGGCTACCCGGTAGCGTACGAATACAAAGAGAGCTTACGATGGCTAAGCGGATGGGTATTTTAA
- a CDS encoding AAA family ATPase, with the protein MRIRELEVKNYRCFEYISMNEISKLVILIGENDTGKSFLLEAIRLLGEKKNITYLPLGGYEHLCFGADPSADKPVTINVVLDLNEEDRKNLQKPSSSSFVSRGDLSISLEVGINSGFNFYWKTIKGEGLPPLFSEEATHANYPKFMMEEGQLVNKLVNLDDDGQLSIDSTSVTQTVESLLHSKIRFIPAVRNRPPAESEDFFKRDSIIPESTEEFIKFNASETVPARRREWNRYSKDKEQFVKGSMGLVGKDLVFEKNIKEGMVPIPPYLKGGGEQMILHLLHEIENTSADIILIEEPENHLHPKLINKLMKRIKEISEQQKKQFFITTHSPFVIDSGLLSNVWFIWQEDGSSKIKRVTDKEDLGSKFFQMGITSGDFLLSNFILICGRAK; encoded by the coding sequence ATGCGTATCAGAGAGTTAGAAGTGAAAAATTATAGGTGCTTTGAATACATTTCTATGAATGAAATTTCTAAGCTAGTTATTTTAATTGGAGAAAACGATACGGGCAAATCTTTCCTACTCGAAGCCATAAGACTCCTTGGAGAAAAAAAGAATATCACCTATCTACCACTCGGAGGGTATGAACATTTATGTTTTGGTGCAGATCCCTCAGCCGATAAACCGGTTACAATCAATGTTGTGTTAGATTTAAATGAGGAAGATAGGAAAAACCTCCAAAAACCTTCTTCCTCCTCTTTTGTATCTAGGGGTGACTTATCTATTTCCTTAGAAGTTGGCATAAATAGCGGGTTCAACTTTTATTGGAAAACAATTAAAGGGGAAGGATTACCTCCTCTATTTTCTGAAGAAGCAACGCATGCAAATTATCCTAAGTTCATGATGGAGGAGGGTCAATTAGTGAATAAACTCGTAAACCTAGACGATGACGGACAGCTTAGTATAGATTCCACTTCAGTCACTCAAACGGTAGAATCATTACTACATAGTAAAATTAGGTTTATCCCCGCTGTTCGAAATAGACCCCCCGCTGAAAGTGAAGATTTCTTCAAAAGGGATTCAATTATCCCTGAAAGTACAGAAGAATTTATTAAATTTAATGCAAGTGAGACCGTCCCAGCTCGCCGAAGAGAATGGAATCGCTACAGCAAAGACAAGGAGCAATTTGTTAAGGGATCTATGGGGCTCGTAGGAAAAGACCTCGTATTCGAGAAAAATATTAAAGAGGGAATGGTTCCAATTCCACCCTACTTAAAAGGTGGAGGAGAACAGATGATCTTACATCTCCTTCATGAAATCGAGAACACTTCAGCCGACATAATTCTTATTGAAGAGCCGGAAAATCATCTTCATCCAAAACTCATCAACAAATTAATGAAGAGGATTAAAGAAATCTCAGAGCAACAAAAAAAGCAGTTTTTCATCACTACACATTCCCCCTTCGTAATAGACAGCGGCTTGCTTTCAAATGTATGGTTTATATGGCAAGAAGACGGGAGTTCCAAGATTAAAAGGGTGACAGATAAAGAAGACCTTGGTAGCAAATTCTTCCAAATGGGAATCACCTCCGGAGATTTCCTTCTTTCCAATTTCATCCTCATTTGTGGAAGGGCGAAGTGA
- a CDS encoding DUF2254 domain-containing protein, with translation MNHRLGLEDLEKIIILSITGVFAVLIVLSFAESSPFTLATDDLDNARGILEGVGVEGLSAIFAIVISLTLMAVQFASQQYTHRIMDLHIKSLTFWSVVLIYLGSLLYNVFMLGRLEVPVEAKYVEISMLLTALCFVMLIPYFFITMVRLRPETVISNLLTKLDANYLDTIKGHIGEGETRIPGEADKMLPITEIIEKSIGSGDRGTARYGLTHIYDRYMAYLTKETETYASPYFLDHILGVGREAIIEADDDSMVQVLEIFGKVGTHTIVEKMDFTTKMVLEDIEVIGFKVLKDYDVATQQMIDSLHDMLREYMNTEDGNEKILTRIFTLFHDVSDDLYTLKKYRMVKYLIKSFSELFAVMEEKRHCEAMERTGGLLESIGVYGVNLDIRDAIHQSVHLLHRMGLSSAKSNLVWDTPKGAVNIAERIIDHLLKIEGETLKYKSKSKEFDIIINEIEYARKDIEKYLKKDVDFSDLWE, from the coding sequence ATGAACCACCGATTGGGACTGGAAGATCTGGAAAAGATTATCATTCTGTCGATAACGGGCGTTTTTGCGGTGCTTATAGTGCTCTCCTTCGCGGAGTCCTCGCCGTTTACCCTCGCTACCGATGATCTCGATAACGCACGGGGGATACTCGAAGGCGTCGGCGTTGAAGGTCTCTCAGCCATATTTGCTATTGTCATTTCGCTCACGTTAATGGCTGTCCAGTTCGCCTCGCAGCAATACACCCATCGCATCATGGATCTCCACATCAAGAGCTTGACCTTCTGGTCTGTGGTGCTCATTTACCTCGGCAGCTTGCTCTACAACGTGTTCATGCTCGGCCGACTGGAAGTACCCGTGGAGGCGAAATACGTGGAAATATCCATGCTTCTTACCGCGCTGTGCTTTGTCATGCTCATCCCCTATTTCTTTATCACCATGGTCCGACTCAGACCGGAGACGGTGATAAGCAATCTGTTGACGAAATTAGACGCGAATTATCTCGATACAATAAAAGGACATATCGGCGAGGGAGAGACGCGCATACCGGGCGAAGCGGATAAGATGCTGCCAATTACGGAGATAATAGAGAAATCAATCGGCAGTGGAGACCGGGGCACGGCACGCTATGGCCTCACGCACATTTACGATCGCTATATGGCCTATCTGACGAAGGAGACCGAAACGTACGCGTCGCCGTATTTTTTGGACCACATCCTTGGCGTCGGTCGGGAAGCGATCATCGAAGCAGATGACGACTCGATGGTGCAGGTGCTGGAGATTTTCGGCAAGGTGGGAACCCATACGATCGTCGAGAAGATGGATTTTACGACCAAAATGGTGCTGGAAGATATCGAGGTCATCGGCTTTAAGGTGCTGAAGGATTACGATGTAGCGACACAACAGATGATCGATTCGTTACACGACATGCTTCGGGAATACATGAATACCGAAGACGGCAACGAGAAGATACTCACGCGGATTTTCACGCTTTTTCATGACGTCTCCGATGATTTGTATACCTTGAAGAAGTATCGTATGGTGAAATATCTGATCAAATCGTTCTCGGAGCTCTTCGCCGTGATGGAAGAGAAAAGGCACTGCGAGGCGATGGAACGAACAGGTGGGCTGTTAGAGAGCATTGGCGTTTATGGCGTGAATCTTGACATTCGCGATGCGATACATCAATCGGTTCATTTGTTGCACCGGATGGGTCTCTCGTCCGCCAAGAGCAATCTGGTGTGGGACACACCTAAAGGAGCGGTAAACATTGCAGAGCGCATAATCGATCACTTATTGAAGATAGAGGGCGAGACGCTGAAATACAAATCGAAATCGAAGGAGTTCGATATCATCATCAACGAGATCGAGTATGCGCGGAAGGACATCGAGAAGTACCTGAAGAAGGACGTTGACTTCTCCGATTTGTGGGAGTGA
- the fdhF gene encoding formate dehydrogenase subunit alpha, producing MTRRVQTVCPYCGVGCGLDCEVDETSNEIVTVNGIPEHPVSSGFLCIKGKNSHELVTHPDRLTRPLKRTRGSKEFTPLSWDQALTEIAEKLVELRDIYGPDSIAFFSSSRCTNEENYLVQKLARTVIGTNNIDNCARLCHSTTGVGLSQNLGSGVMTNSINDIENADCILVFGANSTEAHPLIGKKVLNAKKRGAFIVVVDPRRTLTAKKADLHLQLRPGTDSALINGFIKVIIDRKLQDSEFIATRTLGYTNLSWTVREYTPEVVEEITGVPRDIVLEAAQRYGEAENGCICYGMGITQHATGVENTVNLCNLAMLTGNFGRPGTGVNPLRGQNNVQGAGDMGVLPDCFPGYRVISGDSATEMSRLWGVSSVPSRYGLTSTETMEAIPEKVRALYIIGENVALSHPMLHEIRRLLQQLDLLVVQDIFPTETTQYADYILPAACWVEKEGTFTNTERRIQRVRKVVEPPGEALPDLQIIIRLAEALGDNEHFRYSTPEDVFDEIRTIVPQYSGVTYELLEPFGIQWPVDEEHPDGCTVLHEQHFSTSDGLGRFYPIYYNPPRERIDELYNFIMLTGRSLVDYNTRTMTSRTPSIAKRVKDPHLEIHPWDADSIHVQEDDPVRIRSRIGEIKARVTITEDIRPGCVFLPFHYKEVPVNYLVIPHLDFLAKIPAFNVTPARVEFDTEVAALALDHEELVPDKDNILAAFIYTSMIQSGWSPVVTSLGVDHHYYTFKHREDGREIELDAQRQGPNLSVSFKLPDDDSPIQKSLNMDTYVNDSLEIINKDALRHLLRSSTSVK from the coding sequence ATGACGAGGCGAGTGCAGACGGTATGCCCCTACTGCGGTGTGGGTTGTGGGTTAGACTGCGAAGTGGATGAGACGAGCAACGAGATTGTAACGGTCAACGGGATCCCGGAGCACCCGGTAAGTAGCGGCTTTCTCTGTATCAAAGGAAAGAACTCACATGAGTTGGTGACTCACCCAGACCGTTTAACTAGACCACTGAAACGGACACGAGGATCAAAAGAGTTTACACCTCTATCTTGGGACCAAGCACTCACCGAGATTGCCGAGAAGCTCGTTGAACTACGCGATATCTACGGCCCCGATTCGATCGCCTTCTTCTCCTCGTCACGATGTACGAATGAGGAGAATTATTTGGTCCAAAAACTCGCGCGCACCGTCATCGGCACGAATAACATTGACAATTGCGCCCGACTCTGCCATTCGACGACGGGTGTGGGCTTATCACAGAATCTTGGCTCGGGCGTCATGACCAACTCCATCAACGACATTGAAAACGCTGACTGTATCCTTGTCTTTGGCGCGAATAGTACCGAAGCCCATCCGCTCATAGGCAAGAAGGTGTTGAATGCCAAGAAACGAGGAGCGTTTATCGTTGTCGTTGATCCCCGACGGACCTTAACGGCGAAGAAGGCAGACCTCCATCTACAACTCAGACCGGGGACAGACTCAGCGCTGATTAACGGCTTTATCAAAGTAATTATAGACCGCAAACTTCAGGATTCTGAGTTCATTGCAACGCGGACCCTTGGGTATACGAACCTTTCGTGGACCGTACGAGAATACACGCCGGAGGTGGTAGAAGAGATTACCGGGGTTCCGCGTGATATCGTGCTCGAAGCCGCGCAACGGTACGGAGAAGCGGAGAACGGCTGCATTTGCTATGGGATGGGCATCACACAGCATGCCACGGGCGTGGAAAATACCGTGAACCTCTGCAACTTAGCGATGCTCACGGGTAATTTCGGCAGACCCGGCACGGGTGTCAATCCGCTGCGAGGGCAGAACAACGTGCAAGGTGCCGGAGATATGGGCGTCCTTCCCGATTGCTTCCCTGGCTATCGTGTAATATCCGGAGATTCCGCGACTGAGATGAGCAGACTTTGGGGTGTCTCCTCCGTTCCTTCACGATATGGGCTCACCTCGACGGAGACGATGGAAGCAATACCGGAGAAAGTGAGAGCGTTGTACATAATCGGCGAAAATGTCGCACTTTCGCATCCGATGCTACACGAAATCCGACGACTGCTCCAGCAATTAGATCTTCTTGTCGTCCAGGATATATTCCCCACGGAAACCACACAATATGCTGACTATATACTCCCTGCCGCGTGCTGGGTTGAGAAAGAGGGCACGTTTACCAATACCGAACGACGGATTCAGCGAGTGCGAAAGGTGGTAGAACCCCCGGGCGAAGCTTTACCTGATTTGCAGATAATAATCCGGTTGGCAGAAGCACTGGGCGATAACGAGCATTTCAGGTATTCCACGCCCGAGGACGTTTTTGATGAGATACGAACGATCGTGCCGCAGTATTCCGGCGTAACGTACGAGCTGCTTGAACCCTTTGGCATCCAATGGCCCGTGGACGAGGAACATCCGGACGGCTGCACCGTACTTCACGAACAGCACTTTTCCACGAGTGATGGGTTAGGCCGTTTTTACCCTATTTATTATAATCCGCCGCGAGAGAGGATTGACGAACTCTATAATTTTATTATGCTTACCGGGCGATCGCTCGTGGACTACAATACGCGAACCATGACGAGCAGAACGCCCAGCATTGCGAAACGCGTTAAAGACCCGCATCTCGAAATCCATCCCTGGGACGCCGATAGCATCCATGTGCAGGAAGACGACCCTGTTCGGATACGATCGCGAATCGGTGAGATAAAAGCGCGTGTAACGATAACGGAGGATATCCGCCCGGGCTGTGTGTTCCTGCCCTTTCACTACAAAGAAGTCCCCGTAAACTATCTTGTCATACCACACCTGGATTTCCTTGCCAAAATTCCCGCGTTCAACGTTACCCCCGCACGAGTGGAGTTTGACACTGAAGTAGCAGCATTAGCGCTTGATCACGAAGAACTTGTACCTGATAAGGATAATATCCTCGCGGCGTTTATCTACACGAGTATGATCCAATCCGGTTGGTCTCCCGTCGTCACCTCACTCGGCGTGGACCACCACTATTACACCTTCAAACATCGAGAGGATGGACGAGAGATCGAACTCGATGCGCAACGTCAGGGGCCGAATCTCAGCGTATCCTTTAAACTCCCGGATGACGATTCTCCTATTCAGAAGTCACTCAATATGGACACCTACGTAAATGACAGCCTTGAAATAATCAATAAGGATGCCTTGAGACATCTGCTTCGGTCTTCTACATCTGTCAAATAA
- a CDS encoding CBS domain-containing protein has product MQTPLYKCTWEDNNRMKVKELPIFDEFIRVHGDTPVSEAAARMVDEGVMDVIAVDDRDSVLGVVTLFTLLEKVLAKGLDSSKITCKEVVSTNYTTITKDSDVATGITKYMATQVSEGSDIPGLIVIDGDKLVGLLSIGDMLAAVTSRRQYKFSMI; this is encoded by the coding sequence ATGCAAACACCACTATACAAATGCACATGGGAGGATAACAATAGAATGAAAGTAAAAGAGTTACCCATATTCGATGAGTTTATACGCGTTCATGGCGACACACCCGTAAGTGAAGCTGCGGCGAGAATGGTTGATGAGGGGGTCATGGATGTCATCGCCGTCGATGATAGGGACAGCGTCTTAGGGGTTGTCACCTTGTTTACGCTCTTAGAGAAAGTGCTTGCAAAGGGGCTTGATTCAAGCAAAATCACTTGTAAGGAGGTCGTTTCTACTAATTACACCACCATCACGAAAGACTCTGATGTTGCGACCGGGATAACGAAATATATGGCGACCCAGGTAAGCGAAGGAAGCGACATACCTGGTCTGATCGTTATTGACGGAGACAAATTAGTGGGACTTCTTTCCATAGGTGACATGCTCGCTGCCGTAACATCGCGCAGACAGTATAAGTTCTCGATGATCTGA
- a CDS encoding S-adenosylmethionine decarboxylase — METDKWTLEDYRRSAAWGLACAVDLKGCDPALIRDAEAIKDFVAQLCELIEMKRYGETQVVNFGEDPRVSGFSMIQLIETSLISGHFANQTNAAYLDIFSCKYYHPEPVVAFCKDFFKAKSYNLTVSFRI, encoded by the coding sequence ATGGAGACAGATAAATGGACCCTCGAGGATTATCGCAGATCAGCGGCATGGGGACTTGCCTGCGCTGTAGACCTAAAGGGTTGTGACCCTGCGTTAATTAGGGATGCAGAAGCAATAAAAGACTTTGTCGCGCAGCTCTGTGAGCTCATCGAGATGAAACGATACGGTGAGACCCAAGTCGTGAACTTTGGGGAAGACCCAAGGGTTTCAGGTTTTTCCATGATCCAGCTGATTGAGACCAGCCTGATCTCGGGCCATTTCGCAAACCAGACAAATGCGGCATATCTCGATATCTTTAGCTGTAAGTACTATCATCCAGAGCCGGTGGTTGCGTTTTGCAAAGACTTCTTCAAGGCAAAAAGCTATAACCTCACCGTGAGTTTTAGGATATAA
- a CDS encoding type II toxin-antitoxin system HicB family antitoxin, producing MKYKVVITEGEDGWYVIECPAIPGCISQGKTVKEALANIKDAIQGCLEVLNERIELKDSSNSRA from the coding sequence ATGAAATACAAGGTTGTGATCACTGAGGGCGAAGATGGTTGGTATGTCATCGAATGCCCGGCCATCCCTGGCTGTATATCCCAGGGTAAGACCGTTAAAGAAGCACTGGCGAATATAAAAGATGCAATTCAGGGCTGTCTCGAAGTGCTAAACGAGAGGATCGAGTTAAAAGACTCATCAAACTCGCGGGCTTAG